CAGATGTAAACAGAGCCGTATATTTCCAGTGTGGCCATGGTCTTCTAAAAGATGGCATTACCTGTAAGAACTGTTGCGGCTGCTGGCCTAGCTGTGCCTGAGCTTGCTGTTGTTGCACAGAAGGTAGCTGCTGCGATTGCTCTTGCTGGCTCTGCTGTTGCTGGGTAATGGAAATGGTctgtggttgttgctgctgtgttGCAAATGTTGGGTATGCAGTTACTACCGGCCCCATAAACATTGTGCTTGGAACCATGACCGCTCCACAAGCCACTGGTGTAGTCACAAGTTTGGTTACTATCTGTTGCGCTTGTGAAAACCTGTAAcatacatattaaatatatacagtaaaacCTCTTTTTAAAAAGACCACCTAGAATTGCATGGGGGCGGTCTCATCAAAGAAAATGGCCACAATGCATAATGTACGGCGGACCGAAAACCCATCACATGAAATTGAATCAGGAGAAGGGCGGTCTTATGAAAGAGGTGGCCTTTTGGAGAAGTCTCACTGTATTGGCAGTAATTGAAGGTCTATAGTCCAAAACTGCACAATACACCACTTCTAATCTAAGGCTCTTCCATACGTATTTCAAGTGCTCCACTCTTCAGAGAGTTAATACATTTGAGACAGCTttggtttattcattttttttatgattacTTACCTGATTTGTCTGTCTTGGGGAAATGTGGTAACAGCAGCTCCTTGGTTACTCTGCTGCATGTTGGATGGCATCTGCACCATATTAGCAGAGGATGGTTGAGAGATTACCATAGTGTTGTACAATGGTGCCTGGTTGGACATAGTTGTCTGCTGAGAATGTCCACCCTGTAGGTTTTGCTGGCCCTAAAATAGGAGAAGGTctgtttagagcagtggtctcaaactgtggccctccagatgctgcaaaacttcaaatcccagcatgcccagacagccaacggctgtccgggcatgctgggagttgaagttttgcagcatctggagggccacagtttgagaccactgggttAGTGAAACAAGACTGATTCTGGACTACAAATATGCGTCCATGTCACTACTAAATCTACAATTTAACATGTACATAGTAAAGGTTTTAAGAGCCCAGACCACAACATATTAGACTATTTATCAAGTAACCTTAGTGACTACACATAGTACCTGACTAGTGTTTTGAAGAGGCTGCTGCTGGAGCATGTGCGGAGCTCCCATGTGGCTGGGGTTCATACCCCCCTGCAGCTGGTTAGTCTGCACCACTTGGCCTTGCATGGTCAGCTGGGGTAGTTGCTGCATGTTTGAGCTGTTTCCTGATGAAACCTGCACCGGTCCAAAGTTTATGCCAGGAGTAGATTGCTGCAGAAACATCTACAAAACAAAATCGGTATATAACAAGCAATATGAACAAAGTAACAAGAATAACCTGATTCAGCAGATTATATAAACCCTTCATTACAAGAGAAACGCAGGAATAGGTCAAAGTATCAAAACTTGTTCTGCACGGGAAGAGGTTGCCTGCTTTTCTCGGTCACTCTCTGCACAATTCTTTACACACATGCATTTTCCTTTAACAAACACATCTCTCATTCTGCCAATTCTAAACAAAAATTTTAGGTTCAAATGATGGTATGAACAGAAAGTATTTGGGTACCGATTAGGTTTGCTGAATAGGAAATCTGGCCCCATGGCGACTCAGTCACCATAAAAGGTGTTGTTTGGGTGGAGATGCGATAGTCATATTATGATAAGTATTATAAATAAAGAGGATCAGATAAACATGGCTGCATTCTACCAGCATGATCCCATGATAGGTGCGGCACTATTTAACccctaaggaccacaggtttttccatttttgcactttagttttttttcctcatcaccttctaaaaatcatagctttcaattttgcacctacagacccatataagggattactttttgcgccaccaattaaactttgtaattacatcaatcaatcattctccacaaaatttacggcgaacccagaaaataaaaatttgtggggcaaaataaaaaaaaaaaaaaaaaaaaatgtttaacttttgagggcttctgattctacgcatggacagcatatctttattctgtaggtccatatggttacaatgatacccaatttatataggtttttctttattttactactgcacttaaaaaaaaaataaaaaaattataactacatgcaccaaaattattctgattaaaattgtcatcttctgacctctataactttttaatttttccacatatagggcccatttttgtgccgtgatctaaagtttttatcaataccatgattattttgatcggactttttgatcactttttataaaaaattttttagggtatacaaagtgaccataaatatgcaattttggactttggaattttttttacgtgtacgttaTTGACCGcgctgtttaattaacattatatttttatagctctgacatttactcacgcggcgataccacacgtttatttacatatttttttacgggaaaagggggtgattcaaacttttatttaggaaggggttaaatcacatttattcactttatttttttttttaaactattttgactctttttttcccccccataggagactatcacATGCAATCCTttcattgcatacactgttcaatgctatgccatgctgagctaaccggcattgatttctcccattttagacaccacgatcaactttgatcgtggtgtctaaagggttaataccggacatcagcccgatctgcgatgtctggtattagcgtgggtcctggttgctgatagcaaccggaacCCAGCAGATACAAAGCTGATCACGCTTCACATTACGGGAGCctgccacggacgtaaatatacttccgtggtcgttaaagggttaaataagaAAGCTGCCATGTATTTCTTATACAGGAAACTTCTTTAATATGCTTTAACTTACAGAGCACAATTAAATGGGATAAAGAAAATTGTGTAGTAGGCCAGAGGTGAATACCTGGAAACCCTGACCGTGGACCATCTGCAGCTGCTCCTGAATCTTCCGTAATTCCTCTTGCTGCCGGTGAATATTCTCCTCTATGATGCGTGTTCTTTGCTCCAACTGATCCTTCAGGTGCTTCATGGCTCCAAACTGTGCCGTAAACTGAAATATGGGCTGAAAATCATTAAGAAAATGGCACCTtctaatatatacaaaaaaacatGACATTTCAGGGTTGAAACTGAAAAGTTAACATCTGAATGCAAGCAAGTGACAACATCAAAACTATACATAAAAAGCAATATGGATAGCTGCTGGGCTATAAAAGCAAACGGTAGCTGAAAGCAGTTGCCACTTATAAAATCGCCTTCTTATTTCTGAGACAAGTGTTAAGGAGGTGTGGCCCAAGCTGTTTAAGTGCCACAGCCAGGCACCCCCCCCCTTATTTACTCTCACCTATTAGCCCCTCATTAATAGGGGTTTAGAGCTCAGTACATCGATCTAGGAgtggctggaggggggggggggtaggcaagaaaggaggatgtGCCCCTTTACTAGCTAAGCTCTGCCTCCTTGAAACTTGGctgaggggaaaaaaaggtgactttataagtttggcaaccaaaTAAGCTCCACGAAAGGCACAGATTGCTTTTAtatcctaacagctatccaaccaGTCTGCAGtacttagcagcaaatacagctggaaGGTTCCCTTAATATGGAAATACAAAATCTGATAGTATACATCCAAAAGTCAACATTTAATGAGGCCTGTGTATGGGAATTAAAAGAACCCTTCAGGAACATCCTTGCTCACCTGACTTATCCCGGTCTGTAAGTGAATGGCAGGAGATGGTTGCTTCTGTACTGGCTGTGACAGTGACTGGTTAAGAGACTGTGAGCTTATTGactaaaagaaaaaattaaacaTGGTAAATTATTTCGCCTGGTTAattacacaatataatacaccTGAATACAGCAGAGGATTACATAATGTTTGGTTATTATATAACTTATTGGAGATGCCTTCTCACCTGGCTGCTGATGGATGAACGCCTCTTGTCAAAGCCTGACAGAGCTTGTCGTGGAGGTGTACTGGTGTCTGTTGGAATCTTGGTAGGTGTAGCTAAAATCAGAATACAGGAAACAATACAACAACAATTACACAATTTAGAGAACAATTAGGTCTGATATACATGAACGTACATGGTTCAcaaggtttgaaaaaaaaaagacgagtccatcaagttcaagctatatccctattgtgttgatactgagaaaagcaaaaaaaataacctaTGTGGCTAATGTCGATTGCCCCATAACCAGGAGGGAAATTTCCTTTCAGACTTCAAATATCGGGAAAAAAATATctctatatatacctataaatctagtatccataagctGTCATGTTATTACAGAGTCAATGGCTTCTCATACTCACATGATGGATCAGAAACTGCTGTGTGAGAAGAGGACTTGATGGAACTCTTGGATGACGGAGATGGCGTCCTGCTGTCATCAAACCTATCCAAGGCATCCTTTAGACTCTCCTTATTCATGTGATTGTCTGAGACATTGTCCTGATTCTAAAAAGACACCGTAAATTAATAATGTGTTATAGTAAAATGCATAAAACCTAAATAGAAATGTATCTGCTCTAAAATAAAAACAAGATTGGTTCTTTTCTACGAACTGGACTGTGCAGTGTCCAGATAATAACTATGCATAATCAACTGGTAAAATGCAGCACAAACACATAAAATAGTAAACACTGTATTTGTTATTATATAAGAAATGGTGAATAATCATCCATCATAAAACAAAATCTCACTTAGTAAATACTTGACCTACAATATTAGGTAGAAATTGATGAAGTAATTGGTCTCCCTGAATAAATAGTACTCGGGAGAAACTCTAGAATGTTTCACATTTACAATCAGGGACcaccatagttagtacggtcgaaaaaagacatatgtccatcaagttcaaccagggaattgaagggtaggggtgtggcgcgatattggggaagggatgggattttatatttcttcacaagcattaatgttattttgttccatgaatgtatctaatcctgttttaaagctgttaatttttcctgctgtgaccagttcctgaggtagactgttccataagttcacagttctcatggtaaagaaggcatgtcgccccttgagaccatGCAAGTCAACAAAATGCCagatacaacatccagcatgggATGTATTGTGCCAATCCTCTTTACATGTGAAAGGAACAGAACATGACAACCCTTCCCTGGGGAACTAGGATATTTTTACCCCAATGTACGGATACACTGCAACAACATGGTATATGCTTATGAGGAGATATGCAGCTTTTCGTAGAATTCCTATGTTGCACTGGCAGGTAGGCATTGTAACAATGTTTCTAACAAACACAAAAAAGGCAAGGCTCTATAAAACTCAATCAGAAAAAAAGTCAAGCACTCACTTTATCCGAGATGATCGCCGGTGGAGAATCTTCAATACCAAGCTCACGCCTCCTCTCTGAGCCAACCTCAGCATAGCTGCAACATCAAATACTTCATTttactcactcacacacacacacacacacacacattttgctCAATTAAGAAATTCACAGAAAATACTTCTATATATAAATGGAGTATATtaatagattaaaaaaattatgtttttggaAACACATTAGTTATATTCATTTCTGCAATTAAAATCCTTCCACATAAAATCTGCAAAGTGAGTCATGCCACCTGAGTCTACAAAGATCCAGATTGTGTGTAGGGGATTGATACAAATCCAACTATCTGATTTTAGAATCGTATTCTCTAACCAATAATAaattacattatactgtatattcatATGCCATGAACCATGGAAGAAAAGAATCCAACATGAACAGACACAGCTAAATGTGAATAGATATACAGCAAGAGAGTAAAGCGTCTGGCACCACCAGTATCACGAAGCCACCATGTGAATGAACGAGTATATTGCCCAGGATTCGTGCGTGCAGGTAGGTGGTGCTGCGAGTATAACCAGTCCAGGTATAACAATCAATGTAGAAAAGAGACTCGGCAACTCACAGTTTCTGCAAATCAACTTCTCTTTATTCCAAGGAAAGCGGTGTACACATCAAAGCAACGGAGGGCTGGACAAGAGACAGGGGGTGCGGACGCACCCCCTGCCTCTTGTCCAGCCCTCCCTTGCTTTGATGTGTACACCACTTTCCTCGGAATAAAGAGAAGTTGATTTGCAGAAACGGTAAGTTGCCGAGTCTCTTTTCTACATTGATTGTTAAATCTGTAGAGACATTTCATGGATCTATGACCGGTGAACTTACCTTACAACAGTGTGTGTGCACACAATGAACTCTGGTCTGGAATTCCATTGGTGGTAGGTGATATAGTATCGAGTCTGCAACCATATCCACTGCTGTCCTTTGGTCAGAAACCTATAGTAACAAGACTTGCCTTTCCCATACTGCATTactatattaaaaaagaaaaaaaaaagggattcaTTTCATCATCAATAAACGGCCATCATCTAAAAAAAGAACTATTACCATTATAACCACTATTAAAGGGAAACAGTCATGGTAACATTTAAATCATAAAAGTCAGTGCAGACAGAAGATATATCCAGAGAACATATCTAgaatacaaatgtggggggactgtaagGCAATTGCTGGTTTAGTAAGAATTGGGGACCGCAGGGATCCAGATAAAATGTTATTTACTATACGTGAACACGCATGATgttgatatttaaccccttaaggactcagccctttctcatcttaaggactcagccctttttttcaattctgaccactctcactttatgcattaataactcttggatgcttttaccgtttattctgattccgagattgtttttttcgtgacatattctactctaatATAGCGGTAAATTTTCtgagttacttgcatcctttcttggtgaaaaagcccaaaattttgcattttctaactttgaaactctctgcttgtaaggtaaatagacattccaaataaattatatattgatccacaaatacaatatgtctactttatgttggcatcagaaagttgacatgtttttactttttgatgacagagggcttcaaagtatagcatcaattttcaaaatgttcacgaaaatttcaaaatcagaatttttcagggaccagtgaagtttgaagtggatttgaggggcctttctgtgagaaataccccataaatgaccccattatagaaactacacccttcaaagttttcaaaaggacattcagaaaatttgctaaccctttaggtgtttcacaagaatagcagcaatgtggaggagaaaaatcaaaatcttcattttttacactaacatgttcttgtagccccatttttttcatttttaaaagtggtataaggagaaaaagcccccaaatttgtagcccaatttctctctagtatggaaatacctcatacgttgacaaagtgctctgcgggctcgcaacatggctcaagagggaaagagcaactgtgggatatttaaaaaaaaaaaaattagctgtcatagtttttgggggccatgttgcatttaggaagcccccatggtgccagaacagcaaattatGGGTatggtgaaccttaacaccccacaggtgtttgacaactttgcgttgaagttggacgtgaaaatggaaaattagatttttaacactaaaatgatggcgttaccccaaattttgctttttcacaaggggtaataagagaaaatggaccccaaaatttgaagcccaatttctcccaattaagaaaatgccccatatgtggacgttaagtgctctgctggcgcactacaggtctcaaaacagaaggagcgccatttgacttttggagacagaattttgatgaaattgatgtgcatttacaaaactcccatagtgccagaacagccgaaaccccccatatgtgaccccattttggaaactacacccctcacagaatttaataagggtgcagtaagtatttacaccccactggcgtttgacagaactttggaacagtgggctgtgcaaatgaaaaattaaatttttcattttcacggaccactgttcaaataatctgtcagacaccagtggggtgaaaatgctcactacaccccttattacattatgcgaggggtgtcgtttctaaaatggggtcacatgtgggggggggggggttccactgttgtggcaccacgtggggctttgtaaacacacatggccttcaattccagacacattctctctccaaaagcccaatggtgctccttctcttctgagcattgtagtgcgcccgcagagcactttacatccacatatggggcatttccacactcaggagaaatggggttacaaattttgggggtctatttttccttttacttcttgtgaaaatgaaaagtatggggcaacaccagcatgttagtgtaaaaaaaaaaattcttttttttttttacaacagcatgctggtgtagaccccaacttaaccttttcctaaggagtaaaaggagaaaaaaataccaaaatttgttaggcaatttctcccaagtacaaagatacctcatatgtggcactaaactgtagccttgaaatatgacagggctccaaagtgagagagcgccatacgtatttgaggcctaaattagggatttgcatagggacttacccggatgcaagaattacacttgcctccgataccaaaaattaccctacggcagtgtttcccaaacagggtgcatccagctgttgcaaaactcccagcatgcctggacagtcaatggctgagagttgttgttttgcaacagctgcaggctctgttttagaaaccatgccgtaccagacgtttctcattttcattgggggggggcggggtaactgtgtaggggtatgtgtatatgtagtattttaccctttattttgtgtagtgtagtatagtgtttttagggtacaatcacacaggcGCGGgctcacagcgagtttcccgctgggagtttgagctgcagcggaaaatttgctgcatctcaaacttgcagcgagaaactcactgtaaacccgaccatgtgattgtaccctgtacattcacatggtggggcaggcaaaccttcagctattgcaaaactttaactcatagcatgccctttggctgtctgtgcatgctgggggttgcagttatgcaacagctggaggcacactggttgcaaaacactgagttaggtaacaaactgtgttacgcaaccagtgtgccttcagctgttgcaaaaactacaacccccagtatgcatgcacagctgaagggcatgctgggacttgtagttagtcaacagctggaggcatactactacaacttctagcatgccctttggctgtccgtgcaatctgggggttgtagttatacaacagctgaaggcacactggttgcaaaacactgagtacttaactccgtgtttcccaaacagtgtgcctccagctgttgcaaaactgcaactcccagcatgcatggtctgtcagtgtatgctgggagttatagttttgcaacagctggaggcacacgggttgggaaacactgagttaggaaacagacaatgtttcccaaccagtgtgcctcaagttgttgaaaaactaccgctcccagcatgcccagacagccgaagggcatgttgggagttgcagttatgcaacaactggaggagaacagtttggagaccactgtatagtggtgtccaaactgtgctcttccagatgttgaagaactacatctcccaacatgctgagactgtccaggaatgttgggaattgtagttctgcaacatctgaagggccagatattacagaactataactcccagcatgcctggacagtctgagcatgcttggagttgtagttttgcaacatctgtggtGCTACAGCTTGGGCAgcactctccaaactgtggccctccagatgttgccaaactgcaactcccagcatgcccagacagcctttggcaactcctagaaggcagcggtGAAGGTCACTTACCacagatctttactgctgccttcaccGCTGCTCGGCCACCGCCGATCCC
Above is a genomic segment from Hyla sarda isolate aHylSar1 chromosome 1, aHylSar1.hap1, whole genome shotgun sequence containing:
- the CLOCK gene encoding circadian locomoter output cycles protein kaput isoform X3; this encodes MSSIADRDDGSNFDGLVEEDDRDKAKRVSRNKSEKKRRDQFNVLIKELGSMLPGNARKMDKSTVLQKSIDFLRKHKEISAQSDASEIRQDWKPAFLSNEEFTQLMLEALDGFFLAVMTDGNIIYVSESVTPLLEHLPSDLVDQSIFNFIPEGEHSEIYKILSTQMVENSSLGSDYLKTKNELEFCCHMLRGAVDPKEPATYEFVKCIGNFKSLNNVSNSTHNGFDGALQRSLRPSYEERVCFVATVRLATPQFIKEMCTVEEPYEEFTSRHSLEWKFLFLDHRAPPIIGYLPFEVLGTSGYDYYHVDDLENLAKCHEHLMQYGKGKSCYYRFLTKGQQWIWLQTRYYITYHQWNSRPEFIVCTHTVVSYAEVGSERRRELGIEDSPPAIISDKNQDNVSDNHMNKESLKDALDRFDDSRTPSPSSKSSIKSSSHTAVSDPSSTPTKIPTDTSTPPRQALSGFDKRRSSISSQSISSQSLNQSLSQPVQKQPSPAIHLQTGISQPIFQFTAQFGAMKHLKDQLEQRTRIIEENIHRQQEELRKIQEQLQMVHGQGFQMFLQQSTPGINFGPVQVSSGNSSNMQQLPQLTMQGQVVQTNQLQGGMNPSHMGAPHMLQQQPLQNTSQGQQNLQGGHSQQTTMSNQAPLYNTMVISQPSSANMVQMPSNMQQSNQGAAVTTFPQDRQIRPPG
- the CLOCK gene encoding circadian locomoter output cycles protein kaput isoform X1; translated protein: MSSIADRDDGSNFDGLVEEDDRDKAKRVSRNKSEKKRRDQFNVLIKELGSMLPGNARKMDKSTVLQKSIDFLRKHKEISAQSDASEIRQDWKPAFLSNEEFTQLMLEALDGFFLAVMTDGNIIYVSESVTPLLEHLPSDLVDQSIFNFIPEGEHSEIYKILSTQMVENSSLGSDYLKTKNELEFCCHMLRGAVDPKEPATYEFVKCIGNFKSLNNVSNSTHNGFDGALQRSLRPSYEERVCFVATVRLATPQFIKEMCTVEEPYEEFTSRHSLEWKFLFLDHRAPPIIGYLPFEVLGTSGYDYYHVDDLENLAKCHEHLMQYGKGKSCYYRFLTKGQQWIWLQTRYYITYHQWNSRPEFIVCTHTVVSYAEVGSERRRELGIEDSPPAIISDKNQDNVSDNHMNKESLKDALDRFDDSRTPSPSSKSSIKSSSHTAVSDPSSTPTKIPTDTSTPPRQALSGFDKRRSSISSQSISSQSLNQSLSQPVQKQPSPAIHLQTGISQPIFQFTAQFGAMKHLKDQLEQRTRIIEENIHRQQEELRKIQEQLQMVHGQGFQMFLQQSTPGINFGPVQVSSGNSSNMQQLPQLTMQGQVVQTNQLQGGMNPSHMGAPHMLQQQPLQNTSQGQQNLQGGHSQQTTMSNQAPLYNTMVISQPSSANMVQMPSNMQQSNQGAAVTTFPQDRQIRFSQAQQIVTKLVTTPVACGAVMVPSTMFMGPVVTAYPTFATQQQQPQTISITQQQQSQQEQSQQLPSVQQQQAQAQLGQQPQQFLQASRLVHGNQSAQLILSSFPVQQGTFAPSHQQQLTRHRTDSMSDPSKVQQL
- the CLOCK gene encoding circadian locomoter output cycles protein kaput isoform X2, yielding MSSIADRDDGSNFDGLVEEDDRDKAKRVSRNKSEKKRRDQFNVLIKELGSMLPGNARKMDKSTVLQKSIDFLRKHKEISAQSDASEIRQDWKPAFLSNEEFTQLMLEALDGFFLAVMTDGNIIYVSESVTPLLEHLPSDLVDQSIFNFIPEGEHSEIYKILSTQMVENSSLGSDYLKTKNELEFCCHMLRGAVDPKEPATYEFVKCIGNFKSLNNVSNSTHNGFDGALQRSLRPSYEERVCFVATVRLATPQFIKEMCTVEEPYEEFTSRHSLEWKFLFLDHRAPPIIGYLPFEVLGTSGYDYYHVDDLENLAKCHEHLMQYGKGKSCYYRFLTKGQQWIWLQTRYYITYHQWNSRPEFIVCTHTVVSYAEVGSERRRELGIEDSPPAIISDKNQDNVSDNHMNKESLKDALDRFDDSRTPSPSSKSSIKSSSHTAVSDPSSTPTKIPTDTSTPPRQALSGFDKRRSSISSQSISSQSLNQSLSQPVQKQPSPAIHLQTGISQFTAQFGAMKHLKDQLEQRTRIIEENIHRQQEELRKIQEQLQMVHGQGFQMFLQQSTPGINFGPVQVSSGNSSNMQQLPQLTMQGQVVQTNQLQGGMNPSHMGAPHMLQQQPLQNTSQGQQNLQGGHSQQTTMSNQAPLYNTMVISQPSSANMVQMPSNMQQSNQGAAVTTFPQDRQIRFSQAQQIVTKLVTTPVACGAVMVPSTMFMGPVVTAYPTFATQQQQPQTISITQQQQSQQEQSQQLPSVQQQQAQAQLGQQPQQFLQASRLVHGNQSAQLILSSFPVQQGTFAPSHQQQLTRHRTDSMSDPSKVQQL